One Cellulomonas soli DNA window includes the following coding sequences:
- the trpD gene encoding anthranilate phosphoribosyltransferase translates to MTTWSDLLTSLVARQDLSTQDAAWAMGEIMRGEASPARVAGFLVALRAKGETVGELTGLADMMLEHAHRFVVPGRTVDIVGSGGDRAHTVNISTMSALVLAGAGLRVVKHGNRASSSSSGSADVLEALGIRLDQPVERVAELAEEVGITFCFAAVFHPSMRHAGVARRELGIATAFNFLGPLTNPAQPQAAAIGVADARMAPLVAGVLAARGTSALVFRGDDGLDEIAATAPTRVWEVRDGQIAEQVVDWTVELGVPAITQADLRGADAAYNAEVALRLLDGETGAVRETVVLNTAAALVADGTLAGTGQGTLVERLRVGAEHARHSLDSGAAKDVLERWRLASG, encoded by the coding sequence ATGACCACCTGGTCGGACCTGCTGACCTCGCTCGTCGCCCGCCAGGACCTGTCCACGCAGGACGCCGCCTGGGCCATGGGCGAGATCATGCGCGGCGAGGCCTCGCCTGCGCGTGTCGCCGGCTTCCTCGTCGCGCTGCGCGCCAAGGGGGAGACCGTCGGGGAGCTGACCGGGCTCGCCGACATGATGCTCGAGCACGCGCACCGGTTCGTGGTCCCGGGGCGCACGGTCGACATCGTCGGATCGGGCGGCGACCGTGCCCACACGGTCAACATCTCGACGATGTCCGCCCTGGTCCTCGCGGGGGCCGGTCTGCGCGTCGTCAAGCACGGCAACCGGGCCTCGTCCTCCTCCTCGGGCTCCGCCGACGTGCTCGAGGCCCTGGGGATCCGGCTGGACCAGCCGGTCGAACGGGTCGCCGAGCTCGCCGAGGAGGTGGGCATCACGTTCTGCTTCGCCGCCGTGTTCCACCCCTCGATGCGGCACGCCGGCGTGGCCCGTCGCGAGCTGGGGATCGCGACCGCGTTCAACTTCCTCGGCCCGCTCACCAACCCTGCGCAGCCGCAGGCGGCGGCGATCGGGGTGGCCGACGCGCGCATGGCCCCTCTCGTGGCCGGCGTCCTCGCGGCACGCGGAACCAGCGCCCTGGTCTTCCGCGGCGACGACGGCCTCGACGAGATCGCCGCGACCGCCCCGACCCGGGTGTGGGAGGTGCGTGACGGGCAGATCGCCGAGCAGGTCGTCGACTGGACGGTCGAGCTGGGCGTCCCGGCGATCACGCAGGCCGACCTGCGTGGGGCCGATGCCGCCTACAACGCCGAGGTCGCGCTCCGCCTGCTCGACGGCGAGACCGGCGCCGTGCGGGAGACCGTGGTGCTCAACACCGCTGCGGCCCTCGTGGCCGACGGCACCCTGGCCGGGACGGGTCAGGGCACGCTCGTCGAGCGGCTGCGCGTCGGGGCCGAGCACGCCCGGCACTCGCTCGACAGCGGGGCGGCCAAAGACGTGCTGGAGCGCTGGCGGCTCGCGAGCGGCTGA
- a CDS encoding Lrp/AsnC family transcriptional regulator: MLTAIVLIDTDAARIPEVAAAIAEIPGVSEVYSVTGEVDLIAMVRVREHDDLADVIADRVSKVEGVLRTQTYIAFRAYSQHDLAQAFALGLDD; this comes from the coding sequence ATGCTGACCGCCATCGTCCTCATCGACACCGACGCCGCCCGCATCCCCGAGGTGGCCGCCGCGATCGCCGAGATCCCCGGCGTGAGCGAGGTCTACTCCGTGACCGGCGAGGTCGACCTCATCGCGATGGTGCGGGTGCGAGAGCACGACGACCTGGCCGACGTCATCGCCGACCGGGTGAGCAAGGTCGAGGGTGTCCTGCGCACGCAGACGTACATCGCGTTCCGGGCCTACTCCCAGCACGACCTCGCGCAGGCGTTCGCCCTCGGCCTCGACGACTGA
- a CDS encoding DEDD exonuclease domain-containing protein, with translation MSSVHRLRPVWVEERSTGADLAARPVQPTLDEVGTPLHEVTFVVVDLETTGGTPADCEITEIGAVKVRGGQVLGEFQTLVDPGGPVPPYIQVLTGITTSMLVGAPRIEQVLPSFLEFAHDAVLVAHNASFDIGFLKAAAARTGHPWPGNRVVDTVRLARRVVLRDEAPNHKLSTLAGLFRASVTPDHRALSDARATVDVLHALLGRLAPLGVTHLEDLATATDPVPSDVRRKRGLADHLPDGPGVYLFRGPREEVLYVGTSTTSVRTRVRSYFTSAEKRRRMTEMVRVATRVDAVACATPLEARVRELRLIAEHAPRYNRRSRHPERMPWVRLTSEPYPRLSVVRDVRDEPGAAYLGPFGSVQAARLAVEALHESYPVRQCTRRLPLVPAADASACALAEMGRCGAPCTGGQGAAAYAEVVADVRAGMLGDPAPVARAHARRIRELSAQERYEEAVTVRERLTAYLRGAARVQRFDPVARTAELVAARRDEEGGWEIVLVRHGRLAGTARVDRRTDPVPTIETLRATGEHVEAPVAPATAAHPEETDLLLAWLDQPGVRLVAVSDAWTCPVRGAQGVGDAATAVAAVQLLAPDRWSGADALLTGGAAPVVAPAPRTA, from the coding sequence ATGTCGTCCGTCCATCGCCTGCGCCCCGTCTGGGTCGAGGAGCGATCGACAGGGGCGGACCTGGCGGCACGGCCGGTGCAGCCGACACTGGACGAGGTGGGCACCCCGCTGCACGAGGTGACGTTCGTGGTGGTCGACCTGGAGACCACCGGTGGGACACCCGCCGACTGCGAGATCACCGAGATCGGTGCGGTGAAGGTCCGCGGCGGCCAGGTTCTCGGCGAGTTCCAGACCCTCGTCGACCCGGGCGGCCCGGTGCCGCCCTACATCCAGGTGCTCACCGGCATCACGACGTCGATGCTGGTCGGCGCCCCACGCATCGAACAGGTGCTGCCGAGCTTCCTGGAGTTCGCGCACGACGCCGTGCTGGTCGCACACAACGCGAGCTTCGACATCGGCTTCCTCAAGGCCGCGGCGGCGCGTACCGGGCACCCGTGGCCCGGCAACCGGGTGGTCGACACGGTCCGGCTCGCCCGACGCGTGGTGCTGCGGGACGAGGCGCCGAACCACAAGCTGTCGACGCTGGCCGGCCTGTTCCGTGCGTCCGTGACCCCGGACCACCGTGCACTGTCGGACGCGCGGGCGACGGTCGACGTCCTGCACGCGTTGCTGGGCCGGCTCGCCCCGCTCGGCGTCACGCACCTGGAGGACCTGGCGACGGCGACCGACCCGGTCCCCTCCGACGTGCGCCGCAAGCGCGGCCTGGCCGACCACCTGCCCGACGGCCCCGGCGTGTACCTGTTCCGAGGCCCGCGCGAGGAGGTCCTCTACGTCGGCACCTCGACGACGTCCGTGCGCACCCGGGTCCGCAGCTACTTCACCTCGGCCGAGAAGCGCCGACGGATGACCGAGATGGTGCGCGTGGCGACGAGGGTCGACGCCGTGGCGTGCGCGACACCGCTCGAGGCACGCGTGCGCGAGCTGCGGCTCATCGCCGAGCACGCCCCGCGCTACAACCGCCGTTCGCGTCACCCCGAGCGCATGCCCTGGGTCCGCCTCACGAGCGAGCCGTACCCGCGCCTGTCGGTGGTGCGTGACGTGCGCGACGAGCCCGGGGCGGCGTACCTGGGCCCGTTCGGCTCGGTGCAGGCAGCACGGCTGGCCGTCGAGGCGTTGCACGAGTCGTACCCCGTGCGTCAGTGCACCCGCCGTCTGCCGCTCGTCCCCGCAGCCGACGCGTCGGCCTGCGCGCTCGCGGAGATGGGGCGCTGCGGTGCCCCGTGCACGGGCGGGCAGGGTGCGGCGGCGTACGCCGAGGTTGTCGCCGACGTCCGCGCCGGCATGCTCGGCGACCCCGCGCCGGTCGCGCGCGCGCACGCCCGCCGCATCCGTGAGCTGTCGGCGCAGGAACGGTACGAGGAGGCGGTGACCGTCCGGGAGCGGCTGACCGCCTACCTGCGCGGAGCGGCGCGCGTGCAGCGGTTCGACCCGGTCGCGCGCACGGCGGAGCTCGTGGCGGCCCGCCGCGACGAGGAGGGCGGCTGGGAGATCGTGCTCGTGCGGCACGGTCGGCTGGCCGGCACGGCACGGGTCGACCGGCGGACCGACCCGGTGCCGACGATCGAGACGCTGCGCGCGACCGGCGAGCACGTCGAGGCGCCCGTGGCCCCCGCGACCGCGGCACACCCGGAGGAGACCGATCTGCTCCTGGCCTGGCTCGATCAGCCGGGGGTTCGCCTGGTGGCCGTCTCGGACGCGTGGACCTGCCCGGTGCGCGGCGCCCAGGGCGTCGGCGACGCCGCGACGGCCGTGGCCGCGGTGCAGCTGCTCGCTCCGGACCGCTGGTCCGGGGCGGACGCCCTGCTCACGGGTGGGGCCGCACCGGTCGTCGCACCGGCACCGCGCACGGCATGA
- a CDS encoding NYN domain-containing protein, giving the protein MTEPSPVDADPGPATDVPAPLRTALVQVAAEVLGTLEPAEVPATLRQVRQFAPRRRAGAGAGPLWAALQEPAFRARVVRVWTQGHRELAAAVAPPAGPEADLGADSTSGAESVSDQVADLASDQAADPVDEAVDEHGSLAVAVGSWLLGTSHWRALLAEHPVDGAPEDAQRRRERQDRSAAEERRLRLELGTAREEARRAQEELAALHRELRRLRSDADRARSQARTAAEEAAEVLAAAQEDLHRAAEERRVAEAERRAAQTAQAVVRTEARAARDLADVRVRLLLDTIVDAADGLRSELALPPVGQLPADLVAPDAAPGAVVWQGSRGRTTDDPRLVDELLARPRSHLVVDGYNVSKTWLPGLTLVEQRRGLVDALGRLAARTGAEVTCCFDGQEGHRPPTTAGRSVRVLFSVGEIADDLIRRLVHAEPPGRALLVVTSDQQVTRDVEASGAWVVPSATFVERLRRL; this is encoded by the coding sequence ATGACCGAGCCGAGTCCCGTGGACGCCGACCCGGGACCGGCGACCGACGTGCCCGCACCGTTGCGCACCGCTCTCGTGCAGGTCGCCGCCGAGGTCCTCGGCACGCTGGAGCCGGCCGAGGTCCCCGCGACGTTGCGGCAGGTCCGTCAGTTCGCACCGCGTCGCCGTGCGGGCGCCGGCGCGGGCCCGCTGTGGGCCGCCCTGCAGGAACCCGCCTTCCGCGCTCGTGTCGTGCGGGTCTGGACGCAGGGCCACCGTGAGCTCGCGGCCGCCGTGGCGCCGCCGGCCGGACCCGAGGCGGACCTCGGCGCCGACAGCACCTCCGGCGCCGAGTCGGTGTCCGACCAGGTGGCCGACCTCGCGTCTGACCAGGCGGCCGACCCCGTGGACGAGGCGGTCGACGAGCACGGGTCGCTGGCCGTGGCTGTCGGATCCTGGCTGCTCGGCACGTCGCACTGGCGGGCACTACTCGCGGAGCACCCCGTCGACGGGGCTCCCGAGGACGCGCAGCGCCGGCGCGAGCGTCAGGACCGCTCGGCCGCTGAGGAGCGACGGCTGCGCCTCGAGCTGGGGACCGCCCGCGAGGAGGCCCGGCGCGCGCAGGAGGAGCTGGCGGCCCTGCACCGCGAGCTGCGCCGGCTGCGTTCGGACGCCGACCGGGCCCGCTCGCAGGCCCGGACGGCCGCCGAAGAGGCAGCCGAGGTGCTCGCCGCCGCGCAGGAGGACCTGCACCGTGCCGCCGAGGAGCGACGGGTCGCCGAGGCGGAGCGCCGGGCCGCGCAGACCGCCCAGGCGGTCGTCCGGACCGAGGCACGGGCAGCGCGCGACCTCGCGGACGTGCGGGTCCGGCTCCTGCTGGACACGATCGTCGACGCCGCCGACGGGCTGCGGTCCGAGCTGGCGCTGCCTCCGGTCGGACAGCTGCCCGCCGACCTCGTCGCACCCGACGCAGCGCCAGGCGCGGTCGTGTGGCAGGGGTCGCGGGGCCGGACGACCGACGACCCCCGGCTGGTCGACGAGCTGCTCGCGCGGCCCCGCTCGCACCTGGTCGTCGACGGCTACAACGTCTCGAAGACCTGGCTGCCCGGCCTGACGCTCGTCGAGCAGCGCCGCGGGCTCGTCGACGCCCTCGGCAGGCTCGCCGCCCGGACCGGCGCGGAGGTCACGTGCTGCTTCGACGGCCAGGAGGGTCACCGGCCGCCCACGACGGCCGGACGGTCGGTGCGCGTGCTGTTCTCGGTCGGCGAGATCGCCGACGACCTCATCCGCCGCCTCGTGCACGCCGAGCCGCCCGGGCGAGCCCTGCTGGTGGTCACCAGCGACCAGCAGGTCACCCGGGACGTCGAGGCGAGCGGCGCGTGGGTCGTGCCGTCCGCGACGTTCGTCGAACGGCTGCGCCGCCTCTGA
- a CDS encoding AMP-dependent synthetase/ligase has protein sequence MDEFSTPLLVDIDAARNLNDLLADRAASTPDRVLVERKGDDGTWTPLTVRAFDTEVVAVAKGLVARGVQPGDRVGIMSRTRYEWTLLDWAVWAAGAVPVPLYETSSAEQVLWILTNADVSLLVVEQATHAAVVEEVRDQAPTLREVLRIDEGAIASLVAAGADVGDEEIARRRSLAGLEDVATIIYTSGTTGRPKGVELTHGNFALLTTNAAAKLHEILDGPGARTLLFMPLAHVFARFIEVLCVVAGATMGHTPDTRDLVPDLQSFRPTFILSVPRVFEKVYNSAEQKAAAGGKGAIFQRAAKTAIVYSRALDTPSGPSPWLRLQHKVADVLVLSKLRAVLGGQAKWAISGGAPLGERLGHFYRGVGLVVLEGYGLTETTAPATVNLPDRTKIGTVGPALPGTALRIAPDGEVEIKGIQVFRGYHANESATDEAMDDGWFRTGDLGSIDADGFLRITGRKKEIIVTAGGKNVAPAVLEDRLRGHPLVSQVVVVGDQRPFIGALITLDPEGVPGWLSAHGKPEMSLAEAAKDPDVLASLDRAVERTNKAVSRAESIRKYRILDTDLTIANGFLTPKLSVRRAEVLKAFAVDIDAIYEGGKD, from the coding sequence ATGGACGAGTTCAGCACGCCCCTGCTCGTCGACATCGACGCGGCACGCAACCTCAACGACCTGCTGGCCGATCGCGCGGCCAGCACCCCCGACCGTGTCCTCGTGGAGCGCAAGGGCGACGACGGCACCTGGACGCCCCTGACGGTGCGGGCGTTCGACACCGAGGTCGTGGCCGTCGCCAAGGGACTGGTCGCGCGAGGCGTGCAGCCCGGGGACCGGGTCGGCATCATGTCGCGCACCCGCTACGAGTGGACCCTCCTCGACTGGGCCGTGTGGGCCGCGGGCGCCGTCCCGGTCCCCCTGTACGAGACGTCCTCCGCCGAGCAGGTGCTGTGGATCCTCACGAACGCCGACGTCTCCCTGCTGGTCGTCGAGCAGGCCACGCACGCCGCCGTCGTCGAGGAGGTCCGCGACCAGGCGCCCACGCTGCGCGAGGTCCTGCGGATCGACGAGGGCGCCATCGCCTCGCTGGTCGCCGCTGGTGCGGACGTCGGCGACGAGGAGATCGCCCGGCGCCGCTCCCTGGCCGGGCTCGAGGACGTCGCGACGATCATCTACACCTCGGGCACCACAGGCCGCCCGAAGGGTGTGGAGCTCACGCACGGCAACTTCGCGCTGCTCACCACGAACGCCGCGGCCAAGCTGCACGAGATCCTCGACGGGCCCGGTGCCCGCACGCTGCTGTTCATGCCGCTGGCGCACGTGTTCGCGCGGTTCATCGAGGTGCTGTGCGTCGTGGCCGGCGCGACGATGGGGCACACGCCCGACACCCGCGACCTCGTGCCGGACCTGCAGTCGTTCCGACCGACGTTCATCCTGTCCGTCCCCCGGGTGTTCGAGAAGGTCTACAACTCGGCCGAGCAGAAGGCCGCCGCGGGGGGCAAGGGCGCCATCTTCCAGCGTGCCGCCAAGACGGCGATCGTCTACTCCCGTGCGCTCGACACCCCCTCGGGCCCGAGCCCGTGGCTGCGGCTGCAGCACAAGGTCGCCGACGTCCTCGTGCTGTCCAAGCTCCGCGCCGTGCTCGGCGGGCAGGCGAAGTGGGCGATCTCCGGAGGAGCCCCGCTCGGCGAGCGCCTCGGCCACTTCTACCGCGGTGTCGGTCTCGTCGTGCTCGAGGGCTACGGCCTGACCGAGACCACGGCGCCGGCGACGGTCAACCTGCCCGACCGCACCAAGATCGGCACCGTCGGCCCGGCCCTGCCGGGTACCGCGCTGCGCATCGCGCCGGACGGCGAGGTCGAGATCAAGGGCATCCAGGTGTTCCGCGGCTACCACGCCAACGAGTCGGCCACGGACGAGGCGATGGACGACGGGTGGTTCCGCACCGGCGACCTCGGCTCGATCGACGCCGACGGGTTCCTGCGCATCACCGGGCGCAAGAAGGAGATCATCGTGACCGCGGGCGGCAAGAACGTCGCACCCGCCGTGCTCGAGGACCGCCTGCGGGGGCACCCGCTCGTCAGCCAGGTCGTGGTCGTCGGGGACCAGCGTCCGTTCATCGGCGCCCTGATCACGCTCGACCCCGAGGGTGTGCCCGGGTGGCTCAGCGCGCACGGCAAGCCCGAGATGAGCCTGGCGGAGGCGGCCAAGGACCCGGACGTCCTCGCCTCCCTCGACCGCGCCGTGGAGCGGACGAACAAGGCTGTCTCGCGCGCCGAGTCGATCCGCAAGTACCGCATCCTCGACACCGACCTGACGATCGCGAACGGCTTCCTCACGCCCAAGCTGTCCGTGCGCCGCGCCGAGGTGCTCAAGGCGTTCGCCGTGGACATCGACGCGATCTACGAGGGCGGCAAGGACTGA
- a CDS encoding ROK family glucokinase: MHAIGVDIGGTKIAAGVVDEDGTILAKTRRDTQPDDAGSIDRAIAEVYAELREGYEIGAIGVAAAGFVAADRSGVLFAPNIAWRDYPLRDNVRALIGSDVPVVVENDANAAGWAEFRYGAAKDVEDMLLLTVGTGLGGAIVVNNRLVRGAWGVAAEVGHMRVVPGGHYCGCGHEGCWEQYSSGSALVRDAQAAVVAQPDRATRLLELAGGDAARLTGPDVTKAAQEGDPLAIDLLAELGRWIGEGSASVAALLDPALIVIGGGVGAAGDLLLAPARKAFAEQLSARGHRPEAAIVLAAMGNDAGIVGAADLARA; the protein is encoded by the coding sequence ATGCATGCCATCGGTGTCGACATCGGCGGGACGAAGATCGCGGCGGGCGTGGTGGACGAGGACGGGACGATCCTCGCCAAGACCCGCCGGGACACCCAGCCGGACGACGCGGGCAGCATCGACCGCGCGATCGCCGAGGTCTACGCCGAGTTGCGCGAGGGCTACGAGATCGGTGCGATCGGCGTGGCCGCCGCAGGCTTCGTCGCCGCCGACCGCTCCGGTGTGCTCTTCGCGCCGAACATCGCCTGGCGCGACTACCCGCTGCGCGACAACGTGCGCGCGCTGATCGGCTCCGACGTGCCGGTCGTGGTCGAGAACGACGCGAACGCCGCCGGCTGGGCCGAGTTCCGGTACGGCGCCGCCAAGGACGTCGAGGACATGCTCCTGCTCACGGTCGGCACGGGCCTGGGCGGTGCGATCGTGGTGAACAACCGGCTCGTGCGCGGCGCCTGGGGCGTGGCCGCCGAGGTCGGTCACATGCGTGTCGTGCCCGGTGGGCACTACTGCGGCTGCGGGCACGAGGGCTGCTGGGAGCAGTACTCCTCCGGCAGCGCGCTCGTGCGCGACGCCCAGGCCGCGGTCGTCGCCCAGCCGGACCGTGCGACGCGGCTGCTCGAGCTGGCCGGCGGCGACGCCGCGCGGCTGACCGGTCCGGACGTGACGAAGGCCGCCCAGGAGGGCGACCCGCTGGCGATCGACCTGCTCGCCGAGCTGGGGCGCTGGATCGGCGAGGGCTCGGCCTCCGTGGCGGCGCTCCTCGACCCGGCGCTCATCGTGATCGGTGGCGGGGTCGGCGCCGCGGGCGACCTGCTGCTCGCACCGGCACGCAAGGCGTTCGCCGAGCAGCTCTCCGCGCGCGGTCACCGGCCGGAGGCCGCGATCGTGCTGGCGGCGATGGGCAACGACGCGGGCATCGTCGGCGCGGCCGACCTCGCGCGCGCCTGA
- a CDS encoding lysophospholipid acyltransferase family protein — translation MKRVFAGPLLHLIWRPWIRGAQNVPSEGGAIMASNHLAVFDSVFLPIMIDREIVFIGKQEYFTGSGFKGRLTAGFMRGVGTIPVDRGGGKASEAALRTGLRRIEDGGLFGIYPEGTRSPDGRLYRGKTGIARLALESGAPVIPVAMIGTGEAQPIGRRIPKIMRVGVVIGEPLDFSRYAGMENDRFILRSVTDEIMYAIMSLSGQEYVDVYAATQKARIATGHPAAVPEVAEHAPVAPGGRPAPDVQVPVPPEDEAPPSVA, via the coding sequence ATGAAGCGGGTCTTCGCGGGCCCGCTCCTGCACCTCATCTGGCGTCCGTGGATCCGGGGTGCCCAGAACGTGCCGTCCGAGGGCGGCGCGATCATGGCGAGCAACCACCTGGCGGTCTTCGACTCGGTGTTCCTGCCGATCATGATCGATCGCGAGATCGTGTTCATCGGCAAGCAGGAGTACTTCACGGGCTCCGGGTTCAAGGGACGCCTGACAGCCGGTTTCATGCGTGGCGTCGGGACGATCCCGGTGGACCGTGGCGGCGGCAAGGCCTCCGAGGCCGCCCTGCGCACGGGTCTGCGGCGGATCGAGGACGGCGGGCTCTTCGGCATCTACCCCGAGGGCACGCGCAGCCCGGACGGCCGGCTGTACCGCGGCAAGACCGGGATCGCCCGGCTCGCGCTGGAGTCCGGGGCGCCGGTCATCCCGGTCGCGATGATCGGGACGGGCGAGGCTCAGCCGATCGGTCGGCGCATCCCCAAGATCATGCGGGTGGGCGTCGTCATCGGCGAGCCGCTCGACTTCAGCCGCTACGCGGGCATGGAGAACGACCGGTTCATCCTGCGGTCGGTCACCGACGAGATCATGTACGCGATCATGAGCCTGTCGGGCCAGGAGTACGTGGACGTGTACGCCGCGACGCAGAAGGCGCGCATCGCGACGGGCCACCCCGCGGCCGTCCCGGAGGTCGCCGAGCACGCGCCGGTCGCGCCGGGCGGACGTCCGGCGCCGGACGTCCAGGTTCCGGTCCCCCCGGAGGACGAGGCCCCGCCCTCGGTAGCATGA
- a CDS encoding pyrophosphate--fructose-6-phosphate 1-phosphotransferase, which produces MSVRRVALLTAGGFAPCLSSAVGGLIERYTEIAPDVEIIAYEHGYYGLLRGDKIVIDAETRKKAGILHRFGGSPIGNSRVKLTNAKDCVKRGLVKEGQDPLQVAAEQLKADGVDVLHTIGGDDTNTTAADLAAYLAQNGYGLTVVGLPKTIDNDVVPIRQSLGAWTAAEEAAGFAANIIGEHRSGPRMLIVHEVMGRHCGWLTAAAAAEYRKWLDQQEWVPSIGLSRERWDIHAVFLPELALDIDGEAERLKTIMDEQGNVNIFLSEGAGMHEIVEQLEAAGTPVERDPFGHVKLDTVNPGQWFAKQFAEKLGAEKTMVQKSGYYSRAAAANAEDLRLIKSMTDLAVECALRGESGVIGHDEENGDRLTAIAFPRIAGGKAFDVSQPWFGALLEDIGQPLVRASHA; this is translated from the coding sequence ATGTCGGTTCGTCGCGTCGCTCTCCTGACCGCGGGTGGCTTCGCTCCGTGCCTGTCGTCCGCCGTCGGTGGCCTCATCGAGCGCTATACCGAGATCGCTCCGGACGTCGAGATCATCGCGTACGAGCACGGCTACTACGGTCTGCTGCGCGGGGACAAGATCGTCATCGACGCCGAGACCCGCAAGAAGGCCGGCATCCTGCACCGCTTCGGCGGCTCGCCGATCGGCAACTCGCGCGTGAAGCTCACCAACGCCAAGGACTGCGTCAAGCGCGGTCTGGTCAAGGAGGGCCAGGACCCGCTGCAGGTCGCGGCCGAGCAGCTCAAGGCCGACGGCGTCGACGTGCTGCACACCATCGGTGGCGACGACACGAACACGACCGCCGCCGACCTGGCCGCCTACCTCGCGCAGAACGGCTACGGCCTGACGGTCGTCGGCCTGCCCAAGACGATCGACAACGACGTCGTGCCGATCCGCCAGTCGCTGGGCGCCTGGACCGCCGCCGAGGAGGCTGCGGGTTTCGCGGCGAACATCATCGGCGAGCACCGTTCCGGGCCGCGCATGCTGATCGTGCACGAGGTCATGGGCCGGCACTGCGGGTGGCTGACGGCTGCTGCCGCCGCCGAGTACCGCAAGTGGCTCGACCAGCAGGAGTGGGTCCCGAGCATCGGTCTGTCGCGCGAGCGCTGGGACATCCACGCCGTCTTCCTGCCCGAGCTCGCGCTCGACATCGACGGCGAGGCCGAGCGCCTGAAGACGATCATGGACGAGCAGGGCAACGTCAACATCTTCCTGTCGGAGGGTGCGGGCATGCACGAGATCGTCGAGCAGCTCGAGGCCGCGGGCACGCCCGTGGAGCGCGACCCGTTCGGTCACGTCAAGCTCGACACCGTCAACCCGGGCCAGTGGTTCGCCAAGCAGTTCGCCGAGAAGCTCGGCGCCGAGAAGACGATGGTGCAGAAGTCCGGCTACTACTCGCGCGCCGCCGCGGCCAACGCCGAGGACCTGCGCCTCATCAAGTCGATGACCGACCTGGCGGTGGAGTGCGCCCTGCGCGGCGAGTCCGGCGTCATCGGCCACGACGAGGAGAACGGCGACCGTCTGACCGCGATCGCGTTCCCGCGCATCGCGGGCGGCAAGGCGTTCGACGTGTCCCAGCCCTGGTTCGGCGCCCTCCTGGAGGACATCGGCCAGCCGTTGGTCCGCGCGAGCCACGCATGA
- a CDS encoding class II 3-deoxy-7-phosphoheptulonate synthase: protein MSVEADPQVVAGLDAWRSLRAGQQPQWPDAAELARVTGRLASLPPLVFAGEADDLRARLAAAGRGEAFLLQGGDCAETFAEATADNIRNKIKTILQMAVVLTYGASLPVIKMGRMAGQYAKPRSSDVETRDGVTLPAFRGDIINGFDFTPEARTPDPQRLLEAYHTSASTLNLIRAFTTGGFASLLRVHEWNRGFTTNPAYSRYEEIAAEIDRAIRFMAACGADFDALRAVDFFSSHEGLLLDYERPLTRIDSRTGLPYDCSAHFLWVGERTRELDGAHVDYFSRVQNPLGIKLGPSSTGDDALALVDKLNPSGEAGRITFITRMGAGQIRDRLPQLVEKVTADGRPVTWVCDPMHGNGITSATGYKTRRFSDVMDEVAGFFEVHRALGTVPGGLHIELTGDDVTEVLGGSEEIDDEGLALRYETLVDPRLNHQQSLEMAFQVVELLRRA from the coding sequence ATGAGTGTCGAGGCGGACCCGCAGGTCGTCGCCGGTCTCGACGCGTGGCGCTCGCTCCGGGCGGGCCAGCAGCCGCAGTGGCCGGACGCCGCCGAGCTCGCCCGGGTGACCGGGCGGCTGGCGTCCCTGCCCCCGCTGGTCTTCGCGGGCGAGGCCGACGACCTGCGGGCCCGTCTCGCGGCTGCCGGACGCGGTGAGGCCTTCCTGCTGCAGGGCGGTGACTGCGCGGAGACCTTCGCGGAGGCCACCGCGGACAACATCCGCAACAAGATCAAGACGATCCTGCAGATGGCCGTCGTGCTCACGTACGGCGCGAGCCTGCCGGTCATCAAGATGGGGCGGATGGCGGGGCAGTACGCCAAGCCGCGCAGCTCGGACGTCGAGACGCGTGACGGGGTGACGCTGCCGGCGTTCCGCGGCGACATCATCAACGGGTTCGACTTCACGCCCGAGGCCCGCACCCCCGACCCGCAGCGGCTGCTCGAGGCGTACCACACGTCGGCCTCGACGCTGAACCTCATCCGGGCGTTCACGACGGGCGGGTTCGCCTCGTTGCTGCGCGTGCACGAGTGGAACCGGGGCTTCACGACGAACCCCGCCTACTCGCGCTACGAGGAGATCGCGGCCGAGATCGACCGGGCCATCCGGTTCATGGCGGCCTGCGGCGCGGACTTCGACGCCTTGCGTGCGGTGGACTTCTTCTCCAGCCACGAGGGTCTGCTGCTGGACTACGAGCGGCCGCTGACGCGGATCGACTCGCGCACCGGGCTGCCGTACGACTGCTCGGCGCACTTCCTGTGGGTCGGGGAGCGCACGCGTGAGCTCGACGGCGCGCACGTGGACTACTTCTCCCGCGTGCAGAACCCGCTGGGCATCAAGCTCGGGCCTTCCTCGACCGGGGACGACGCGCTCGCCCTGGTCGACAAGCTGAACCCCAGCGGCGAGGCCGGACGCATCACGTTCATCACGCGCATGGGTGCCGGGCAGATCCGCGACCGGCTCCCGCAGCTCGTGGAGAAGGTCACCGCGGACGGCCGTCCGGTCACCTGGGTGTGCGACCCGATGCACGGCAATGGCATCACCTCGGCCACCGGGTACAAGACGCGCCGGTTCTCCGACGTGATGGACGAGGTCGCCGGGTTCTTCGAGGTGCACCGCGCACTGGGCACGGTTCCCGGTGGGCTGCACATCGAGCTGACCGGCGACGACGTCACCGAGGTGCTCGGCGGCTCGGAGGAGATCGACGACGAGGGGCTCGCGCTGCGGTACGAGACGCTCGTCGACCCGCGGCTGAACCACCAGCAGTCGTTGGAGATGGCGTTCCAGGTCGTCGAGCTGCTGCGCCGCGCCTGA